One segment of Trichlorobacter ammonificans DNA contains the following:
- a CDS encoding glycosyltransferase family 4 protein, with the protein MTAAPQRRLTILQVITQRRFSGAERICLTLCADMQRRGHRVLLLCKPAGGMPEEARKLGIEVQTPPIAGKLNLAAPLFIARAAREFGADLIHTHLSSASLWGSLAGRLAGIPVLTHVHALNTWHYYRFGNRAITCSQGVRQHLLKQGADPQRVTVVYNGIDASRLNDVISGPDARRMLGLLPDQPVVGCVAHLSEKKGQKYLLQAVALLKERFPRLVCLLAGEGEQFDELRRMTGELGIADQVCLLGFREDVISVMNAMDVVVLPSIAKEGLGLALVEAALLEKPTIGSNAPGIDEVIEDGVTGLLTPPGNAALLAETLALLLDDAGLRHRMGHAGRSRALGLFSMQTMCDRVETAYGDLIHHT; encoded by the coding sequence ATGACGGCAGCCCCCCAACGGAGGCTCACGATCCTCCAGGTGATCACCCAGCGCCGTTTCTCCGGTGCCGAACGGATCTGCCTCACCCTCTGCGCCGATATGCAGCGGCGGGGTCACCGGGTGCTCCTGCTCTGCAAACCGGCTGGCGGCATGCCGGAGGAGGCCCGCAAGCTGGGGATCGAGGTACAGACACCGCCCATCGCCGGCAAGCTGAACCTGGCGGCGCCGCTCTTCATTGCCCGCGCGGCACGGGAGTTCGGCGCCGACCTGATCCATACCCATCTTTCCAGTGCCAGCCTCTGGGGCAGCCTGGCCGGCCGCCTGGCCGGCATTCCGGTGCTGACCCATGTCCACGCCCTGAACACCTGGCACTACTACCGCTTCGGGAACCGGGCCATTACCTGCTCGCAAGGAGTCCGGCAGCACCTGCTCAAGCAGGGAGCCGATCCGCAGCGGGTAACGGTGGTCTACAACGGCATTGACGCGAGTCGTCTGAATGACGTCATCAGCGGTCCCGATGCCCGGCGGATGCTGGGGCTCTTGCCGGATCAGCCGGTGGTGGGGTGCGTGGCGCATCTGTCCGAAAAAAAGGGTCAGAAGTACCTGCTGCAGGCCGTGGCGCTGCTCAAGGAACGGTTCCCCCGACTGGTCTGCCTGCTGGCCGGCGAGGGGGAGCAGTTCGATGAATTGCGCCGTATGACCGGCGAGCTGGGCATTGCCGACCAGGTTTGCCTGCTGGGCTTCCGGGAGGATGTGATATCGGTCATGAATGCCATGGATGTGGTGGTGCTCCCCTCCATCGCCAAGGAAGGACTGGGGCTGGCCCTGGTTGAAGCGGCATTGCTGGAAAAGCCCACCATCGGCAGCAACGCTCCCGGCATCGATGAAGTCATTGAGGATGGCGTCACCGGCCTGCTGACCCCGCCGGGCAATGCGGCGCTCCTGGCGGAAACGCTGGCCCTGCTGCTGGACGATGCCGGGTTGCGGCATCGGATGGGGCATGCGGGACGCTCACGGGCGCTTGGGCTGTTTTCCATGCAGACCATGTGTGATCGTGTTGAAACGGCCTACGGTGACCTTATCCACCATACCTGA
- a CDS encoding glycosyltransferase family 2 protein: protein MAQPSLAVIISTYNSPDYLRRVLAAYALQTVYPDELLVADDGSTDETAQVIAEFTAQAPFPVRHVWHEDRGFRLAEIRNRAIAAASADYLVFSDGDCIPHPCFVQDHLRLARTGWFATGKRMLVGRELSPAFCWSGSLEAAKQCLHGSLSGGHHLLRLPWLVHERKGVMGLRGCNMAAYRSDMLAVNGYNEKIVGWGREDSELVARLFAYGLRRREAPFAAIVFHLWHPENSRTNLQENDRLLQEALASGSYRCACGIHKDECHDQTPG, encoded by the coding sequence ATGGCACAGCCGTCATTGGCAGTTATCATCTCAACATACAATTCGCCGGACTACCTGCGACGGGTACTTGCCGCATATGCCCTGCAGACCGTTTATCCCGACGAACTCCTGGTGGCGGATGACGGCTCAACAGATGAAACCGCACAGGTCATAGCCGAATTTACCGCACAGGCACCATTTCCGGTACGACATGTCTGGCATGAAGACCGTGGCTTCAGGCTGGCGGAAATCCGCAACCGGGCAATAGCCGCGGCTTCCGCCGATTATCTCGTGTTCAGCGATGGGGACTGCATCCCGCACCCCTGCTTTGTGCAGGACCATCTGCGACTGGCCCGCACCGGCTGGTTCGCTACCGGCAAGCGGATGCTGGTGGGACGGGAGCTATCACCGGCGTTTTGCTGGTCAGGCTCCCTGGAAGCAGCAAAACAGTGCCTGCATGGCAGTCTATCGGGAGGCCATCATCTGCTGCGTCTCCCCTGGCTCGTGCATGAACGAAAGGGAGTCATGGGGCTGCGCGGCTGCAACATGGCCGCGTACCGTTCAGACATGCTCGCGGTCAATGGCTACAATGAAAAGATTGTCGGCTGGGGGCGGGAGGACTCCGAACTGGTGGCACGGCTCTTTGCCTACGGACTCCGCAGGCGCGAGGCCCCCTTTGCCGCCATTGTCTTTCACCTGTGGCACCCGGAAAACAGCCGTACGAACCTTCAGGAAAACGACCGCTTACTGCAGGAAGCACTCGCTTCCGGGAGCTATCGCTGCGCCTGCGGCATCCACAAGGACGAGTGCCATGATCAAACTCCCGGGTGA
- a CDS encoding ComF family protein: MNARGIPGFLGGALLDLLLPPRCHICRTQCSGADPLHICDDCTAQLPFITEPFCSVCGVPFSATGDSHPCGRCLTDPPPFQAARAVFTHTGSCRDLLHAFKYAGQAHLRRPLGLLAARTLVSFAGHCRADLLLPVPLHRARLRSRGFNQALLLAELLSRHWQIPLQRQALLRTRPTVPQMELDRNARLHNLNDAFAVASPALVADRRIILVDDVTTTGSTLRECALVLKRAGAAAVFAVTISHAP, translated from the coding sequence ATGAACGCACGCGGAATTCCCGGGTTCCTGGGTGGCGCCCTGCTTGACCTGCTGTTGCCGCCCCGCTGCCATATCTGCCGTACGCAGTGCAGCGGCGCCGACCCCCTGCATATCTGCGACGACTGCACGGCCCAGCTCCCATTCATTACCGAACCGTTCTGCTCCGTATGCGGTGTCCCGTTCTCCGCCACGGGCGACTCCCATCCGTGCGGCCGCTGCCTGACCGACCCTCCGCCGTTCCAGGCCGCCCGGGCCGTTTTCACGCACACCGGTTCCTGCCGTGACCTGCTCCATGCCTTCAAGTATGCCGGCCAGGCACACCTGCGCCGTCCCCTGGGGCTGCTTGCCGCCCGCACCCTGGTGTCCTTCGCCGGACACTGCCGGGCCGACCTGCTGCTGCCGGTCCCCCTGCACCGTGCCCGGCTGCGCAGCCGTGGATTCAACCAGGCGCTGCTGCTGGCGGAACTGCTGTCCAGGCACTGGCAGATTCCTCTGCAACGGCAGGCGCTGCTGCGCACCCGCCCGACGGTTCCCCAGATGGAACTTGACCGCAACGCTCGGCTGCACAACCTGAACGATGCCTTTGCCGTGGCCAGCCCGGCGCTGGTTGCCGACAGGCGCATCATCCTGGTGGACGACGTGACCACCACCGGCAGCACGCTACGGGAGTGCGCTCTGGTGTTGAAACGAGCCGGTGCCGCTGCCGTCTTTGCGGTTACGATCAGCCACGCTCCCTGA
- the waaC gene encoding lipopolysaccharide heptosyltransferase I, translated as MRILIIKTSALGDVIHALPVLDFLKKIAPDATIDWVVEEPFLPLVAHNPLIGQVHVIRTRAWRRAPVSEQTRREISRLRQALHSARYDLVFDLQGNLKSGLVAWLTGTAPRVGFAADAVQEKLNLLFTTRRIPFRPQDNRAAGRYLRIVGAPFERDYDGLALATTIAAAPEDEATAATYLAALPEGPKVMLQVGTTWETKYWYPEGWVEVSRRILSDNPSTTLLINWGSPQEKELGERIIAEVGSAVRLLPWFKIKELIPVIQRMNLVIGGDTGPIYIAGAVGTPTVSLYRATRAELYAPAGPRHRAIQAPLDCSGCGRTRCERDQECRRSITADMVADAAISLLHETRTPNRC; from the coding sequence ATGCGTATCCTGATCATCAAAACCTCGGCCCTGGGGGACGTCATCCATGCCCTGCCGGTGCTGGATTTCCTGAAGAAGATCGCGCCGGACGCCACCATCGACTGGGTGGTGGAGGAGCCGTTTCTGCCGCTGGTGGCCCATAACCCGCTGATCGGACAGGTGCATGTCATCAGGACCAGGGCTTGGCGCAGGGCACCCGTTTCCGAACAGACGCGCCGGGAAATTTCCCGGCTGCGGCAGGCGCTGCACTCGGCCCGCTACGACCTGGTCTTCGACCTGCAAGGCAACCTGAAGAGCGGCCTGGTGGCCTGGCTGACCGGCACCGCTCCCCGCGTCGGCTTTGCCGCCGACGCCGTTCAGGAAAAACTGAACCTGCTCTTCACCACCCGGCGCATACCGTTCAGGCCCCAGGACAATCGGGCGGCAGGACGCTACCTGCGTATTGTCGGCGCTCCCTTTGAGCGCGACTATGACGGCCTGGCACTGGCCACCACCATCGCTGCGGCGCCCGAGGACGAAGCCACGGCAGCGACCTATCTGGCCGCTCTGCCTGAGGGGCCGAAGGTCATGCTGCAGGTGGGGACAACCTGGGAGACCAAGTACTGGTACCCCGAAGGCTGGGTTGAAGTTTCGCGACGTATTCTGTCTGACAACCCGTCGACAACGCTGTTGATCAACTGGGGAAGCCCACAGGAAAAGGAGCTGGGAGAACGGATCATCGCCGAGGTGGGCTCCGCGGTCAGGCTGCTTCCCTGGTTCAAAATCAAGGAGCTGATACCGGTCATTCAACGGATGAACCTGGTGATCGGCGGCGATACCGGCCCCATCTATATCGCCGGAGCGGTGGGGACGCCGACCGTCTCGCTCTACCGTGCCACCCGTGCGGAGCTGTACGCTCCCGCCGGTCCCCGTCATCGCGCCATCCAGGCACCGCTTGACTGCAGCGGGTGCGGTCGCACCCGCTGCGAGCGGGACCAGGAGTGCCGGCGCAGCATCACCGCCGATATGGTCGCGGATGCCGCCATCAGCCTACTTCACGAAACGAGGACGCCGAACCGATGCTGA
- the hemH gene encoding ferrochelatase: MSHTSVILLQMGGPDSLEAVGPFLRNLFSDREIIRIGPAWLQPFIARMIVKRRTRVVAEKYREIGGKSPIRQLTEAQAAALERELGEGFTCTVAMRYWHPLTADTLRRVIADGPERIVALSLYPHYSRATGGSSFNDLDRCLTSLTARPQVVRVPHFFDHPLYIDALAEKIEAGLASFPERSRVRLLFSAHSLPQSFIDEGDPYLDHVRATVRLVMERFGDVGHSLAFQSRAGPVKWLEPSTDDMLKELAKTGCRELLMVPLSFVSDHIETLHEIDIEYAAEAAQLGITTFRRTESLNSSPTFIRCLARLVRDALHQTASS; encoded by the coding sequence ATGTCCCACACCAGCGTCATCCTGCTGCAGATGGGCGGCCCCGACTCATTGGAGGCGGTAGGCCCGTTTCTGCGTAACCTTTTCTCGGACCGCGAGATCATCCGCATCGGCCCGGCCTGGCTGCAGCCGTTCATCGCCCGGATGATCGTGAAGCGCCGAACCCGGGTCGTCGCCGAGAAGTATCGCGAGATCGGCGGTAAATCTCCCATCCGCCAGCTGACCGAGGCCCAGGCCGCGGCCCTCGAACGGGAGCTGGGCGAGGGCTTCACCTGTACCGTGGCCATGCGCTACTGGCATCCCTTGACCGCCGACACCCTGCGCAGGGTGATTGCCGATGGTCCCGAGCGGATCGTGGCACTTTCCCTCTACCCGCACTACTCCCGCGCCACCGGCGGTTCCAGCTTCAACGACCTGGACCGCTGCCTGACCTCGCTGACAGCCCGGCCGCAGGTTGTCAGGGTTCCGCACTTCTTCGACCATCCGCTCTACATCGACGCGCTGGCCGAAAAGATCGAGGCGGGACTGGCCTCCTTTCCGGAACGCTCGCGGGTGCGGCTTCTGTTCTCCGCCCACTCCCTGCCCCAGTCCTTCATCGACGAGGGCGACCCCTACCTCGACCATGTCCGCGCCACGGTGCGCCTGGTCATGGAACGGTTCGGCGACGTCGGCCACAGCCTTGCCTTCCAATCCCGGGCCGGACCGGTGAAGTGGCTGGAGCCTTCCACCGACGACATGCTGAAGGAACTGGCCAAAACAGGCTGCCGCGAACTGCTGATGGTTCCCCTTTCCTTTGTGTCCGACCATATCGAGACCCTGCACGAGATCGATATCGAGTACGCCGCCGAGGCGGCGCAGTTGGGAATCACCACGTTCCGGCGGACGGAATCCCTGAACAGTTCGCCGACCTTTATCCGTTGCCTGGCCCGCCTGGTGAGGGATGCGCTGCACCAGACAGCATCTTCATAA
- a CDS encoding sensor histidine kinase produces MRCNLQMKLMALLLAVIVIALSSAVLVRGLVIRDFRAFGEGRMLDRLYQVQAVLEGRYRQQMAWRPAEVADDLVWAWLMGFDIRLLDARGTLVLDSSRALAHLPPSMRERVLAAAGQRLPLQRQEEFQPFPLFMGGEEVGTLEVRLPTPPREDFFIASSNKFLTYSVLGLGCIALVLSILAARRLARPVRELTAAAEEIAAGDAARRVRVTGNDEISRLAVSFNRMADALERQERVRKQLVSNAAHELRTPLMVIRGELEGMMDGLLPTTTEALQSLHDETTRLTGILDGVDELTRAQTASLTLQRREVALVPFLRDLLSRFSRRAEAENVILDVAGDTGLTAWIDPDQFTRIIINLVSNALRALPEGGLLSLLASRTVAGSVQLDITDTGCGIEADLLPHIFERFAKGKGGGLGLGLSIVKELVEAHGGTISASSEPGSGACFRIVLPPRPGGGP; encoded by the coding sequence ATGCGCTGTAACCTGCAGATGAAGCTGATGGCGCTGTTGCTGGCGGTCATCGTCATTGCCCTCTCCTCCGCCGTGCTGGTGCGCGGCCTGGTGATCCGCGACTTCCGCGCCTTCGGCGAAGGGCGGATGCTGGACCGTCTCTACCAGGTACAGGCGGTGCTGGAAGGACGCTACCGCCAGCAGATGGCCTGGCGTCCGGCAGAGGTGGCGGACGATCTGGTCTGGGCCTGGCTGATGGGATTCGACATTCGCCTGCTCGATGCCAGGGGCACCCTGGTACTGGACAGCTCCCGCGCCCTGGCTCACCTGCCGCCGTCAATGCGGGAGCGGGTGCTGGCCGCGGCCGGTCAGCGCCTGCCGCTGCAGCGGCAGGAAGAATTCCAGCCGTTTCCCCTGTTCATGGGAGGCGAGGAAGTGGGCACCCTCGAAGTACGTCTGCCTACCCCGCCCCGCGAAGATTTTTTCATCGCCTCCTCCAACAAATTTCTGACGTATTCAGTCTTAGGACTGGGCTGCATTGCACTTGTTCTGAGTATTCTTGCGGCGCGGCGACTGGCCCGTCCCGTGCGCGAGCTGACTGCAGCAGCAGAAGAGATTGCTGCCGGTGACGCGGCACGGCGGGTTCGGGTGACCGGCAACGACGAAATCAGCCGCCTGGCGGTGAGTTTCAACCGGATGGCGGATGCCCTGGAACGCCAGGAACGGGTACGCAAGCAACTGGTCAGCAACGCGGCCCACGAGCTGCGCACGCCGCTGATGGTGATCCGGGGGGAGCTGGAAGGGATGATGGACGGCCTGCTTCCCACCACCACGGAAGCCCTGCAGTCACTGCACGACGAAACCACCCGCCTGACCGGCATCCTGGACGGGGTGGACGAATTGACCCGCGCCCAGACCGCCTCGCTGACCCTGCAGCGCCGGGAGGTGGCGCTGGTACCGTTCCTGCGGGATCTGCTCTCCCGCTTTTCCCGCCGGGCCGAAGCGGAGAACGTCATCCTGGACGTGGCGGGAGACACCGGCCTCACCGCCTGGATCGACCCCGACCAGTTCACCCGGATCATTATCAATCTGGTCTCCAATGCCCTGCGGGCACTGCCCGAAGGCGGCCTGCTCTCCCTGCTCGCCAGCCGGACCGTCGCCGGCTCTGTCCAGCTCGACATCACGGATACCGGCTGCGGCATTGAAGCGGACCTGCTGCCCCATATTTTCGAACGGTTCGCCAAGGGGAAAGGGGGAGGACTCGGTCTGGGGCTGTCCATCGTCAAGGAGCTGGTGGAGGCCCACGGCGGCACCATCAGCGCCTCCAGTGAACCGGGCAGCGGTGCCTGTTTCCGTATTGTGCTCCCGCCCCGACCCGGTGGCGGCCCATGA
- a CDS encoding glycosyltransferase family 2 protein produces MIKLPGDNGAASPRLSIITVVRNDAVGLQRTLASVSRWKGGRTEYLIIDGASTDGTLQVVEAYRALVDHLLSEPDNGIYDAMNKGIALARGDFLLFLNAGDELLVDPEELLDGCGDTTVLVYGRANMRNPDGSLSYVKGKRLKSNFRFFKGMPLCHQAILYRREAMVPFDTAFRIMADRVSTWQLLRRYGLRRSRFVDRIMVNYYEGGFSGSLPPSVWQEEEDRFYRLAGVPWYRYKKQVNRLFKERVRIPLKRLLKRD; encoded by the coding sequence ATGATCAAACTCCCGGGTGACAACGGCGCAGCTTCTCCCCGCCTCAGCATCATCACGGTGGTCCGCAACGACGCCGTCGGGCTGCAGCGTACTTTGGCCAGCGTTTCCCGCTGGAAGGGGGGACGCACCGAGTACCTGATAATCGACGGGGCCTCCACCGACGGCACGCTGCAGGTTGTCGAAGCGTACCGTGCGCTCGTCGACCACCTGCTCAGCGAACCGGACAACGGCATCTACGACGCGATGAACAAAGGGATCGCGCTGGCCCGCGGCGACTTTCTGCTCTTTCTGAACGCCGGCGACGAACTGTTGGTGGATCCCGAGGAACTGCTTGACGGTTGCGGCGACACAACGGTACTGGTCTACGGCAGGGCCAACATGCGTAATCCCGACGGTTCGCTGAGTTATGTCAAGGGCAAACGCCTGAAGAGCAACTTCCGTTTTTTCAAGGGAATGCCGCTCTGCCACCAAGCCATCCTGTACCGCCGCGAAGCCATGGTTCCCTTCGACACCGCCTTCAGAATCATGGCCGACCGGGTGAGCACCTGGCAGCTCCTGCGGCGCTACGGCCTGCGCCGCAGCCGTTTCGTGGACCGGATCATGGTGAACTATTACGAAGGAGGGTTCAGCGGCAGCCTGCCTCCGTCCGTCTGGCAGGAAGAAGAGGACCGCTTCTATCGCCTGGCCGGGGTTCCATGGTACCGTTACAAGAAACAGGTGAACCGGCTGTTCAAGGAGCGGGTGCGTATCCCCCTGAAACGGCTGCTGAAGAGAGACTGA
- a CDS encoding vWA domain-containing protein, translating into MRTLQNAIIRLLKQKPFYGHLLLHLRREPLAESGKSAALTIRDGLPVLAVAEDSFTVLSFTQQEALLEHLLKHLLHLHPLRRRGRNRHDWDVACDLAINPSIDGLPPGALLPEHYRMETGLSAEEYYDLIVPPFDMGNLEGSGFGSAERDTNGAAGAGRGENLHDAVTLDDHAPWQDADSTPLSLAEEMVRSMARDALRGSDGEMPADLREVVNGLLQPAPIPWRQVLRQFVAAAGRTGRCSTWMREHRRFSHQTPGIRKKRRLHLLVGVDVSDSTNIVELRDAFAAELLNLARGRECSITVLYANSRIQRIERLSGASFVAQRYDGGGFTDLRPVFDYAHTLHPRPAAVIYLTDGIGPVPEQMAFPTLWVLTKEGEKPAPWGVELRLTV; encoded by the coding sequence ATGCGCACTCTTCAAAACGCCATCATCCGCCTGCTGAAACAGAAGCCGTTCTACGGCCACCTGCTGCTGCACCTGCGCCGGGAGCCGCTGGCGGAGAGCGGTAAAAGCGCGGCCCTGACCATTCGTGATGGTCTGCCGGTGCTGGCCGTGGCGGAAGACAGCTTCACCGTTCTGTCATTCACCCAGCAGGAGGCCCTGCTGGAGCATCTGCTCAAACATCTGCTGCATCTTCATCCCCTGCGCCGGCGGGGGCGCAACCGGCACGACTGGGACGTGGCCTGCGACCTGGCCATCAACCCCTCCATCGACGGCCTGCCACCGGGAGCACTGCTGCCGGAGCATTACCGGATGGAAACGGGGCTTTCGGCTGAGGAGTACTACGACCTGATTGTCCCCCCCTTCGACATGGGCAACCTGGAGGGGAGCGGCTTCGGTTCGGCGGAACGGGACACGAACGGTGCCGCCGGTGCGGGCAGGGGCGAGAACCTGCATGACGCCGTCACCCTGGACGACCATGCCCCCTGGCAGGATGCCGACAGCACGCCGCTCTCCCTGGCGGAGGAGATGGTGCGCAGCATGGCCCGTGATGCCTTGCGGGGGAGCGACGGCGAGATGCCAGCCGACCTGCGGGAAGTGGTGAACGGCCTGCTGCAGCCGGCACCGATCCCCTGGCGTCAGGTACTGCGTCAGTTCGTCGCCGCTGCCGGCCGTACCGGCCGGTGCAGCACCTGGATGCGGGAGCACCGCCGCTTTTCCCACCAGACTCCCGGCATCCGCAAGAAACGGCGGCTGCACCTGCTGGTGGGGGTGGATGTCAGCGACTCCACCAACATCGTGGAACTGCGGGACGCCTTTGCCGCTGAATTGCTCAACCTGGCCCGGGGGCGGGAGTGCAGCATCACCGTGCTCTACGCCAACAGCCGGATTCAACGGATCGAACGGTTAAGCGGTGCCTCCTTCGTCGCCCAACGCTACGACGGCGGCGGCTTCACCGATCTGCGGCCGGTTTTCGACTACGCCCACACCCTCCACCCCCGCCCCGCCGCCGTCATCTACCTGACCGACGGCATCGGCCCGGTGCCGGAGCAGATGGCGTTTCCCACCCTCTGGGTGCTGACGAAAGAAGGGGAAAAACCGGCCCCCTGGGGGGTGGAGCTGCGGCTGACGGTTTAG
- a CDS encoding ferritin family protein, which yields MGREYSLEDALKLAIKAEKDSMDFYRRAASVAKVERTRKVLEMLANEEVAHLKHFFEHYKGGEFGDLKSYLESPVDTKNPTYMKLEKAISEDMGEQRALELALAEEKECIGQYTQLAAGVVDPVVKAVFERVVKETQGHYDLIEAEYAHLMGMVNDSDVATYVRE from the coding sequence ATGGGCAGGGAATATTCGCTGGAAGATGCATTAAAGCTGGCCATCAAGGCCGAAAAGGACAGCATGGACTTCTACCGCCGCGCCGCTTCGGTGGCAAAGGTCGAGCGGACCCGCAAGGTACTGGAAATGCTGGCCAACGAAGAGGTGGCCCACCTCAAGCATTTTTTTGAGCACTACAAGGGGGGCGAGTTCGGCGATCTGAAGAGCTACCTGGAGTCCCCGGTGGACACGAAGAATCCCACCTACATGAAACTGGAAAAGGCGATCAGCGAGGATATGGGCGAGCAGAGGGCCCTGGAGCTGGCCCTGGCCGAGGAAAAAGAGTGCATCGGCCAGTATACGCAACTGGCGGCCGGTGTGGTGGACCCGGTGGTGAAGGCCGTTTTCGAGCGGGTGGTCAAGGAGACCCAGGGGCACTACGATCTGATCGAGGCCGAGTATGCACACCTGATGGGGATGGTCAACGACAGCGACGTTGCCACCTATGTGCGGGAGTAG
- a CDS encoding response regulator transcription factor: MHPPVLIVEDDLKIARIIKAYLEGADFRVIHADTAAKALEQALREPPLAVILDLGLPDRSGEELCQELKESGEFPVIMLTAKASEDERIAGFALGADDYVVKPASPRELVYRVKAVLKRYDRSGAADHPLSFNNGELLLDSRQHTVTCRGEPCRLTPTEFKLLATLASAPGRTWSRDELVTRALGYQFEGYERSVDAHVKNLRQKIERDSRAPDYIKTVYGIGYLFGGVRDAL; encoded by the coding sequence ATGCACCCTCCCGTTCTCATCGTCGAAGACGACCTGAAAATCGCCCGGATCATCAAGGCGTATCTCGAAGGGGCCGACTTCCGCGTCATCCACGCCGATACCGCTGCAAAAGCACTGGAACAGGCGCTGCGGGAGCCCCCCCTGGCGGTGATTCTGGATCTGGGGCTGCCGGACCGTTCCGGAGAGGAGCTGTGCCAGGAACTGAAGGAGTCAGGTGAGTTTCCGGTGATCATGCTGACGGCCAAGGCATCCGAGGACGAGCGGATCGCCGGCTTTGCGCTGGGTGCGGACGATTACGTGGTCAAACCGGCCTCGCCCCGGGAGCTGGTTTACCGCGTGAAAGCGGTTCTGAAGCGGTATGACCGGTCGGGAGCCGCCGACCATCCCCTCTCCTTCAACAACGGCGAGCTGCTGCTGGACAGCAGGCAGCATACCGTTACCTGCCGCGGCGAACCCTGCCGGCTGACCCCCACCGAATTCAAGCTGCTGGCCACCCTGGCCTCGGCTCCCGGCCGCACCTGGAGCCGGGACGAGCTGGTGACCAGGGCGCTGGGCTACCAGTTCGAGGGGTACGAGCGCAGCGTCGACGCCCACGTCAAGAATCTGCGGCAGAAAATCGAGCGCGACAGCCGTGCTCCGGACTACATCAAGACCGTCTACGGCATCGGTTACCTGTTCGGCGGGGTGCGCGATGCGCTGTAA
- a CDS encoding peptidylprolyl isomerase: MADENFPRVLLETSKGNITLELNKEKAPITVKNFLGYVKDGYYDGLVFHRVIKDFMIQGGGLDANLQPKKTKFAIKNEAQNGLKNVRGSVAMARTALVDSATSQFFINTVDNPFLDNKGKRQDDFGYCVFGKVVEGFEVVDEIRQVKTGSLHGHSDVPLEPITIVSAKILE; encoded by the coding sequence ATGGCAGACGAGAATTTCCCGCGGGTACTGCTCGAAACCAGCAAGGGGAACATCACCCTTGAGCTGAACAAGGAAAAAGCGCCGATTACGGTGAAGAATTTTCTGGGGTATGTGAAGGACGGCTACTACGACGGTCTGGTTTTTCACCGGGTGATCAAGGATTTCATGATTCAGGGGGGCGGCCTCGATGCCAACCTGCAGCCGAAGAAGACCAAGTTCGCCATCAAGAACGAAGCGCAGAACGGCCTGAAGAACGTACGCGGTTCCGTAGCCATGGCCCGCACTGCCCTGGTGGACTCGGCCACCTCCCAGTTCTTCATCAATACGGTGGATAACCCGTTCCTGGACAACAAGGGGAAGCGGCAGGACGACTTCGGTTACTGCGTGTTCGGCAAAGTGGTGGAAGGGTTTGAGGTGGTGGACGAGATCCGCCAGGTCAAGACCGGCTCGCTCCACGGCCACAGCGATGTACCGCTGGAGCCGATCACCATCGTCTCGGCGAAAATTCTGGAATAG
- a CDS encoding DUF4254 domain-containing protein: protein MLNTLKLTDLESAFDRAIAHWHDNDATFDVLQGAVNPIALELAWRNFLLWHEEDKARRTDIDDSAIATVKRAIDRLNQQRNDLIEKLDEAILAELSKSVPEPATEAINSETPGSIVDRISIMSLKVYHMDEDSRRDDIDDDHRQRSRHRLAVLRLQRHDLNVALGQLLDDYLAGTKRMKLYKQFKMYNDPALNPELYRQKHTVAGRTE, encoded by the coding sequence ATGCTGAACACTCTCAAACTTACCGACCTTGAATCCGCCTTTGACCGTGCCATCGCACACTGGCACGATAACGACGCCACCTTTGACGTGCTGCAGGGGGCCGTGAACCCGATCGCCCTGGAGCTGGCCTGGCGGAACTTTCTGCTCTGGCACGAGGAGGACAAGGCGCGACGCACCGATATTGACGACAGTGCCATCGCCACGGTCAAACGAGCCATCGACCGCCTGAACCAGCAGCGCAACGATCTGATCGAGAAGTTGGACGAAGCGATCCTGGCGGAGCTTTCCAAGTCCGTGCCGGAGCCGGCAACGGAGGCGATCAACTCGGAGACGCCCGGCAGCATCGTGGACCGTATCTCGATCATGTCGCTGAAGGTCTATCACATGGATGAGGACAGCCGCCGCGACGATATCGACGACGACCACCGCCAGCGTTCCCGGCACCGCTTGGCAGTGCTTCGGCTGCAACGGCACGATCTGAATGTCGCTCTCGGCCAGTTGCTGGACGACTACCTGGCCGGAACGAAACGGATGAAGCTGTACAAGCAGTTCAAGATGTACAACGACCCGGCTCTGAATCCGGAACTGTACCGGCAGAAACATACAGTCGCCGGAAGAACGGAATGA